The DNA segment TATCGATTGAGCCTCGGCTAGGCGGGCGCCGTGTTCGACGGCGCCCGCCTAGACATCAGTCTTCGGCCGCGGTGCGGACAGGTTCGTAATCGCGCGGGGTTTCTGCCGGGCGCGGACTCCGTTCCGCATGGTCGCTGTCGGCGCTACGGCTTGGGTTGCGGAATTCTCCGCGGTCGGCAGGCGCGGGTGGAGCGGATTCGGCGGTGTGTTGCTCGCCGTTTGCGCCGATACCATTCGGCTCGCTACGTTTTTCGGCGCCGTTGCGCGGTCCTCGGCGGCGACTACGGCTGCGGCGGCTGCGCTCCCGATCCGGCGTGCCTGAGGCTTTTTTCGCAGCGTTGTCTAGTCCCGAGTCTAGCTCGCCGGTCGCTGCCGGTCTGGCTTCGTCGCTTAGGTTTGCGACGGTGTCCTGGCCGGCTGTTGCCGCTGGAGCCGGGCGGCGATTGCCGTTACGGCGATTGTTGTTGCGGCCGGCGCCACGTTCGCCGCGCTCACCACGGTCGCGGCGATTGTTGCGGCCGGGTTTGGCTTTATCTTCACCACTTTTTTCGGCGGCTTCGGCGTTTTCGACGGTTTTACCGGCGCCGATCAGGCGTTGCCAGAAACGCTGGATCAGGCTGGCCGAAGTTTTCTTACTTTGAACCGGGGCCGGTGAGTCAGGCAGAAATTCCTTGATTGCGGCTTTTTCGGTTTTCGGACCCAGTTGTTTGGCGAACTCCGGAACCGTGATGTCTTCTTCCTTGATCTGCAAATGGCTGGCCTTCTCTTCGCTGTCGCCGGTGGCTTTGATGCGCTCGATGTCGTAAGCCGGCGTTTCCAGGTGTTTGCTCGGCAACACGATGATGCCGACTTGCAGCCGGGACTCGATTTCCTGAATCGAGGCGCGTTTTTCGTTGAGCAGGAAGGTGGCGCAATCGATCGGCAAGTGAGCGATGACACGCTCGGTGCCTTTTTTCATCGCTTCTTCTTCGATCAAGCGCAGTACGGCCAGCGTGACCGATTCGACGTTACGGATCGTGCCTTGGCCTTTGCAGCGGGGGCAGGTCAACTGGGTCGAGTCGCCCAAAGACGGCCGCAAGCGTTGGCGCGACATTTCCATCAAGCCGAAGCGGGAGATGCGGCCGGTCTGGATGCGGGCGCGGTCGATTTTCAGCGCGTCGCGCAGCCGGTTTTCCACCTCGCGCTGGTTTTTGTTGGACATCATGTCGATGAAGTCGATCACGAACAGGCCGCCCAAGTCGCGCAAACGCAGTTGGCGGGCGATTTCGTCGGCGGCTTCCAGGTTGGTATTGAGCGCGGTTTCTTCGATGTCGCTGCCTTTGGTGGCGCGGGCCGAGTTGATGTCGATCGAGGTCAACGCTTCGGTGTGGTCGATGACGATCGAGCCGCCGGATGGCAGTGAAACTTCGCGTTTGTAGGCCATCTCGATCTGGGTTTCGATCTGGTAGCGGCTGAATAGCGGCACGCTATCCTGGTACAGTTTGGCCTTGTGCAGGTTGTGCGGCATCACTTGTTTCAGGAAGTTATGCACCAGCTTGTAGGCGCCTTCCTGGTCGATCAGGATTTCGTCGATGTCGCCGCGCAAATGATCGCGTAGCGCGCGGATGATGACGTTGCTTTCCTGGAAAATCAGGAATGGTGCCGTTTGTTCCTGGCTGGAGCGGTCTATCGCCTCCCATAGTTGCATCAGGTAGTTCAAATCCCACTGCAATTCTTCGACGTTTTTGTCGGAACCGGCGGTGCGGATGATCAGGCCCATGCTGTCCGGGATTTCCAGCGCGGCCATGGTTTCGCGCAATTCGCTGCGGTTTTCGCCTTCGATGCGGCGGGAGATGCCGCCGGCTTTGGGGTTGTTCGGCATCAGCACCAGATAGGTGCCGGCCAGACTGATGTAGGTCGTTAGCGCCGCGCCTTTGTTGCCGCGTTCTTCTTTTTCGATTTGAACGACGATTTCCTGGCCTTCGCGGATATTGCTTTTGCTGGAGCTTTTACCTTCCTGACCGTCGCCGGTGCGGTATTCCGGGGCGATTTCCTTGAACGGCAGAAAGCCGTGTTTTTCGGCGCCGTAGTTGACGAAGGCGGCTTCGAGACTGGGTTCTACCCGGGTGATGATGCCTTTGTAAATATTGGATTTTTTTTGTTCTTTCGATGGAACTTCGATGTCGAAATCGTAAAGTTTCTGGCCATCTACCAATGCCACCCGCAGCTCTTCGGGCTGCGTGGCGTTGATAAGCATTCTTTTCATTTAATTATCCTTATTGTTCTGTGTATCCTAACTAGAGCGTGAACAGGTTTGGTTGTCGCGGATAAAGGCGGCGTGTTTCCCAATATGACTTTTAGTTGAGCGGCCGGACTGACTGAAAACTGCAATATCTTGTAGTTATTGTCGCAGTGGGTGTCGGCAATGCCGAGCGTGGCGCTTGAAAAGTGGGAGGTCTGTTGTACCGAACTCTACGCAAAGGATGCAGCTCGCTCATCATGGGTTGAGCGACAAAACCCGAGAAAATTCTTTATAAGTCTGGCGCGGCGGAACAGCGCTAAAACCATGGTTTTAAATTTTTATAATTAAAGTCTATCCAAAGATAAACCAGCCTAATATAGCAATGTTTATTCGGACCAGCAATTTTAAACATGGCTCGTGCATATGTTGCTATCATTTGCCGCATGAGTAGTGCATCAGACCCGACTAACCCGCAAGTCCAATGGCTGGAAATCACCGAGGCGAACAACGAACAACGGCTCGATAATTTTCTGATCTTTTATCTCAAAGGCGTACCGAAAACCCGAATTTACCGGATGGTCAGAAAGGGCGAAGTACGGGTCAACAAGGGTCGTACCGACGTCAGTTATAAACTGCAGATTGGCGACATCGTGCGCATCCCCCCAGTCAGGGTTGCGGACAAAAAAGACGAAGTCATCGTCCAGCCCACCTTGAAGTTCAGCCTGGAAAACCACATTCTCTACGAAGACGACGGCTTTATCGTACTGAACAAGCCGGCCGGATTTGCCGTACACGGCGGCAGCGGCGTCAGTTCCGGCGTGATCGAGGGGTTGCGCCAAATTCGGCCGCAGCAGAAGTTTCTGGAGCTGGTGCATCGGCTGGATAAGGAGACTTCCGGCTGCTTGTTGATCGCGAAGAAGCGCTCGGTGCTAAAGGTGTTGCATGAACTTTTTCGCGGCGACGGCATTCAGAAGACCTATCTGGCTTTGCTGGTCGGGCAATTTCAGCGCAAAAAGCAGGTAGTAGACGTGCCGTTGTTGAAGAATGTCGCCCAAGGCGGCGAGCGAATGGTGGTTGTTAGCCAAGCGGGTAAGGCTGCGGAAACGTTGTTCACCCGGCTGAAGCAATACCAGGATGCCACGCTGGTGCATGCAGCGCCGAAGACCGGCCGCACCCACCAGATTCGGGTGCATGCGGCGTGGTTGGGGCATCCGATAGTCGCCGACGACCGCTACGGGGAAGACGAGACTAACAAAATGTTTAAAAAACGCGGCTACAAACGGCTGTTTTTACATGCCGAACAACTGCAGTTTGCCCATCCTCTGACCGGTAAACCTTTACATTTCTTTGCGCCGCTGCCCAGCGATTTGCAGCAATTGATCGAACATGAAAAACCGCTTTGATTTAATCATTTTCGATTGGGACGGGACATTGATGGATTCGGTGGACTGGATAGTCCGCTGCATTCAACAGGCGGCTGAGACTTGCGGCTGCGACGTGCCGTCGGCGCCGGCCATCAAGGATATTATCGGTTTAAGCATCGATAACGCGACTCTGCAATTGTTTCCCGATGCGGATGCCGAAACAAGGCAACGGTTGGCCGCTGTTTACAGCGAGGCGTTTTTCTCGCGGCAGATCGGTCCGGCGGATTTGTTTCCGGGCGTTGCGAACATGTTGCAACGCCTGCGTACCGATGGCTTGCGCTTGGCGGTGGCTACCGGCAAGAAACGCGCCGGCCTGGATCAATCCATGCGCGGCACCGGCGTAGCGGATTTGTTTTGCACTACCCGCAGCTCGGACCAGACCGCCTCGAAGCCCGACCCGTTGATGGTGACCGAAATTTTGGCGGAGCTTGGAATCGACAAACAGCGGGCCTTGCTGGTCGGCGATTCCGCGCACGACATGCAAATGGCGCTGAATGCCGGTGTCGCGGCGGCGGCCGTCACATGCGGTGCTCACTCCAGAGAAACACTGCGGCAATACAATCCGCTGGTTTGTCTGGATTACCCGACGGATTTGCTTGAATTACTTTAGGAGGTCACGGTGGATACGAATCAACAGCATCCCGACAATTCAGACCAGAACGCTCCCGGCTGGGAAAAGGCGGTACTCGAGAAGCTGGCGTTCGCCGCAATTGCCGAGCAGAAAGCGGCGCGGCGCTGGGGTATTTTCTTCAAATTGCTGACTTTCGCCTATTTGTCGGTGGCGATGGGTGTGGCTTTGTACCCGCAACTGAAACAAGAGGTTGAGACCGGGTCGGCGCAGCACGTGGCGATCGTCGACGTGTTGGGCCAGATCGCCGAGGGCGAAGGTGCGGCGGCCGATACCATCATCGAAGGCCTGCGCGATGCGGCAAAGGATAAAAATACCAAAGGCATCATTCTGAATATCAATTCGCCGGGCGGCAGCGCCGTGCAATCGGCTTACGTCTATGACGAAATCAGGCGTTTGAAAGCCCAGCATCCGCAATTGCCGATTTACTCCGTGGTTGGCGATATCTGCGCGTCGGGCGGGTATTACATTGCTTCCGCCAGCGACAAGATTTATGTCAACCAATCCAGCTTGATCGGCTCAATCGGTGTCGTGATGAATGGTTTTGGTTTCAGTAATGTGTTGGAGAAATTGGGTGTGGAGCGGCGCTTATTGACTGCGGGGGAGCATAAAGCCATGCTCGATCCGTTCTCGCCGGTGAATGCGCAGGAAAGCAAGCACATGCAATCCCTGTTGAACCAAGTCCACCAGCAGTTTATCGAGGCAGTCAGAGCCGGACGCGGTGAGCGCTTAAAAGAGAGTCCGGAAATGTTTTCCGGATTGGTATGGTCCGGGCAGGAAGGCGTGAAATTGGGTTTGGCGGACGGCTTCGGCAGCATCGATTCGGTCGTGCGCGAGCAATTCGGCACTGAGGACACGGTCAATTTCACGCCGCACGAACGCTTGATCGATCGCTTGGCCGGCCGTTTCGGCGCCGCATTCGGTCACAGCATTGCTACTGCTCTGAACATTGGCGGTCTTCACTAAGGACAAAGTTTATGTTTCGCCGCTTGCCTAATCGCGGCGATTTAAGGATAATAGCCAGCTCTTCAGCCAGTCGCTGATGTTTTTATGGTTACTGTGTCGGTCCTCTCGCAACGATACGCTGTAAACCCCGCCAGGTCCGGAAGGAAGCAACGGTAGCAGCGGATTCGTGTGCCGGGATGCGGCTGGCGCAGTAGCCGCCCAATCTCCTGCCGCTTCCGTTGCTAATGGCTTATCAGGTTCTTGCCAGAAAATGGCGTCCCAGCAACTTCACTCAGCTCGTCGGCCAGGAGCACGTCAGCCAGTCTCTGATTCATGCGTTGCAACATCAGCGCTTGCATCATGCCTATCTGTTTACCGGCACCCGCGGCGTCGGCAAAACCACGGTCGCCAGAATCCTCGCCAAAGCGATCAACTGCGAAAATCTGCAAAACTTCAATCCTTGCGGCGCTTGCCCAGTCTGTCAGGCTTTTGAACAAGGCCGGTTTATGGACTTGGTCGAAGTCGATGCCGCTTCCCGTACCAAGGTCGAAGATACCCGCGATCTGCTGGATAACGCCCAATACGCGCCGAACCAGGGCCGCTACAAGGTCTATCTGATCGACGAAGTGCACATGCTGTCCGGACACAGCTTCAATGCGTTGCTGAAAACGCTGGAAGAGCCGCCGCCGCACGTCAAGTTTCTGCTGGCGACCACCGATCCGCACAAGATTCCGATCACCGTGTTATCGCGCTGCCTGCAGTTCAACTTGAAACGGCTAACCCCGGAGCAAATCGACCGGCAGATGCAATTCATCCTCGGCGAGGAAAATATTGGATTCGAAGCCCAGGCTCTGAAAATGCTGGCGCGAGCGGCCGACGGCAGTTTGCGCGACGCCTTGAGCCTGCTGGACCAGGCCATCGTCTACGGTAGCGGTACGGTAACCGGCGAGGCTGTGCTGGGCATGCTCGGTGCCGTCGCCCAGCAGCCGGTCGACGACATTCTATTGGCCTTGGCAGCCGGCGACGCCCGCCAAGTGTTGGCCAAGGTCGCCGACGTGGCGCAACTGACGCCGGACTTCGCCGAGATTTTGCAGCAAATGTTGCGGGTATTGCATCGCGTTGCCGTATTGCAACAAGTGCCCGGCTTCGTCGACCACGAATTCGACAAGCAGTTGCTGGACGAACTGGCGAACCGGTTAACCCCGGCGGACGTGCAGTTGTACTATCAGATCGGCTTGACCGGCCAACGCGACTTAGTGTTGGCGCCTGATCCGCGCAGCGGTTTCGAAATGACGCTATTGCGAATGCTGGCTTTTCGCCCGGCGGCGATGGAAAAGCCGACGCCGGTAACGGCCGCGCCAGTTCAAGCTC comes from the Methylomonas sp. EFPC3 genome and includes:
- a CDS encoding Rne/Rng family ribonuclease — protein: MKRMLINATQPEELRVALVDGQKLYDFDIEVPSKEQKKSNIYKGIITRVEPSLEAAFVNYGAEKHGFLPFKEIAPEYRTGDGQEGKSSSKSNIREGQEIVVQIEKEERGNKGAALTTYISLAGTYLVLMPNNPKAGGISRRIEGENRSELRETMAALEIPDSMGLIIRTAGSDKNVEELQWDLNYLMQLWEAIDRSSQEQTAPFLIFQESNVIIRALRDHLRGDIDEILIDQEGAYKLVHNFLKQVMPHNLHKAKLYQDSVPLFSRYQIETQIEMAYKREVSLPSGGSIVIDHTEALTSIDINSARATKGSDIEETALNTNLEAADEIARQLRLRDLGGLFVIDFIDMMSNKNQREVENRLRDALKIDRARIQTGRISRFGLMEMSRQRLRPSLGDSTQLTCPRCKGQGTIRNVESVTLAVLRLIEEEAMKKGTERVIAHLPIDCATFLLNEKRASIQEIESRLQVGIIVLPSKHLETPAYDIERIKATGDSEEKASHLQIKEEDITVPEFAKQLGPKTEKAAIKEFLPDSPAPVQSKKTSASLIQRFWQRLIGAGKTVENAEAAEKSGEDKAKPGRNNRRDRGERGERGAGRNNNRRNGNRRPAPAATAGQDTVANLSDEARPAATGELDSGLDNAAKKASGTPDRERSRRSRSRRRGPRNGAEKRSEPNGIGANGEQHTAESAPPAPADRGEFRNPSRSADSDHAERSPRPAETPRDYEPVRTAAED
- the sppA gene encoding signal peptide peptidase SppA — translated: MDTNQQHPDNSDQNAPGWEKAVLEKLAFAAIAEQKAARRWGIFFKLLTFAYLSVAMGVALYPQLKQEVETGSAQHVAIVDVLGQIAEGEGAAADTIIEGLRDAAKDKNTKGIILNINSPGGSAVQSAYVYDEIRRLKAQHPQLPIYSVVGDICASGGYYIASASDKIYVNQSSLIGSIGVVMNGFGFSNVLEKLGVERRLLTAGEHKAMLDPFSPVNAQESKHMQSLLNQVHQQFIEAVRAGRGERLKESPEMFSGLVWSGQEGVKLGLADGFGSIDSVVREQFGTEDTVNFTPHERLIDRLAGRFGAAFGHSIATALNIGGLH
- a CDS encoding HAD-IA family hydrolase, whose amino-acid sequence is MKNRFDLIIFDWDGTLMDSVDWIVRCIQQAAETCGCDVPSAPAIKDIIGLSIDNATLQLFPDADAETRQRLAAVYSEAFFSRQIGPADLFPGVANMLQRLRTDGLRLAVATGKKRAGLDQSMRGTGVADLFCTTRSSDQTASKPDPLMVTEILAELGIDKQRALLVGDSAHDMQMALNAGVAAAAVTCGAHSRETLRQYNPLVCLDYPTDLLELL
- the rluC gene encoding 23S rRNA pseudouridine(955/2504/2580) synthase RluC encodes the protein MSSASDPTNPQVQWLEITEANNEQRLDNFLIFYLKGVPKTRIYRMVRKGEVRVNKGRTDVSYKLQIGDIVRIPPVRVADKKDEVIVQPTLKFSLENHILYEDDGFIVLNKPAGFAVHGGSGVSSGVIEGLRQIRPQQKFLELVHRLDKETSGCLLIAKKRSVLKVLHELFRGDGIQKTYLALLVGQFQRKKQVVDVPLLKNVAQGGERMVVVSQAGKAAETLFTRLKQYQDATLVHAAPKTGRTHQIRVHAAWLGHPIVADDRYGEDETNKMFKKRGYKRLFLHAEQLQFAHPLTGKPLHFFAPLPSDLQQLIEHEKPL
- the dnaX gene encoding DNA polymerase III subunit gamma/tau, with translation MAYQVLARKWRPSNFTQLVGQEHVSQSLIHALQHQRLHHAYLFTGTRGVGKTTVARILAKAINCENLQNFNPCGACPVCQAFEQGRFMDLVEVDAASRTKVEDTRDLLDNAQYAPNQGRYKVYLIDEVHMLSGHSFNALLKTLEEPPPHVKFLLATTDPHKIPITVLSRCLQFNLKRLTPEQIDRQMQFILGEENIGFEAQALKMLARAADGSLRDALSLLDQAIVYGSGTVTGEAVLGMLGAVAQQPVDDILLALAAGDARQVLAKVADVAQLTPDFAEILQQMLRVLHRVAVLQQVPGFVDHEFDKQLLDELANRLTPADVQLYYQIGLTGQRDLVLAPDPRSGFEMTLLRMLAFRPAAMEKPTPVTAAPVQAPVAPKTAASAESSVARSAPVVEAVAEPVAETAPASPKPVPAAEPGSSWRDIIAALNLNGRTRELANNCVLDSIDDSSCRLLLDPRFHQVGSRAEDNLRLALQNYYGKPLKLVISQQAATQMTPALEMQKAREDRQQAAVDTINADPNVQALKETFGARIVPGSIEPLN